The Thermodesulfobacteriota bacterium genome window below encodes:
- the thrS gene encoding threonine--tRNA ligase — MMNITFPDGNIKSFKNNSTGLDVAESISEGFARNCVAMELNSEMVDLSTKIARDTKIRFITTKDPEAVNILRHSAAHVMAQAILRLYPDARLTIGPAVEDGFYYDIDMQPVSRDNFSEIEAEMKNIIKGKFPITRREVSKAEALEFYKDEPYKLEMISELDDNTISFYQQGEFTDLCRGPHLPHTGFVKAIKLMKVSGAYWRADQTKAQLQRIYGTAFFSKKELEEYIRFREEAKRRNHRKIGEAMELFSFHDEAPGMPFIHSKGMVIWNILIDYWRKEHSAAGYSETKTPIMLKRSLWKQSGHWDNYRENMYTSVVDDYDYAIKPMNCPGGMLIYGNRPHSYRELPMRAGEIGLVHRHELSGVLSGLFRVRAFHQDDAHLFMTPDQIQDEIIGVLSLSEKIYGTFGLGFHLELSTRPEKSIGTDEQWEVATEGLRSALDVYGQEYIVNEGDGAFYGPKIDLHIKDALGRTWQCGTIQLDMSLPERFDLSYIDKDNEKHRPIMIHRTIFGSLERFFGILIEHFAGKFPLWLSPVQAILLPINDKLVSYADEIRMLLENESLRVDVDSRTESLNKKIRDAQLNNIPLILTIGKKEQESKTLSVRTQDGSVKYGVIHEDFIERVVEHINQRKLMLDIFKN, encoded by the coding sequence ATGATGAACATAACATTTCCTGACGGCAATATAAAGAGTTTTAAAAATAACTCCACAGGACTGGACGTGGCAGAGAGCATTTCAGAGGGTTTTGCAAGAAATTGCGTTGCCATGGAATTAAATTCTGAAATGGTTGATTTGAGTACAAAGATAGCCCGGGACACTAAAATCAGGTTTATCACCACCAAAGACCCTGAAGCAGTTAACATTCTGCGCCACAGTGCGGCCCATGTCATGGCGCAGGCAATTTTGCGCCTTTATCCCGACGCCAGGCTGACCATCGGACCCGCGGTGGAGGATGGTTTTTATTACGATATAGACATGCAGCCGGTGTCGAGAGACAATTTCTCAGAGATCGAAGCGGAAATGAAAAACATCATCAAGGGAAAATTTCCTATTACACGCAGGGAAGTTTCCAAAGCCGAAGCGCTTGAATTTTATAAGGATGAGCCTTACAAGCTCGAAATGATTTCTGAATTGGATGATAATACCATTTCATTTTACCAGCAGGGTGAGTTTACTGATTTATGCCGCGGCCCCCATCTTCCCCATACCGGATTTGTCAAAGCGATTAAACTCATGAAAGTTTCCGGGGCCTACTGGAGGGCGGACCAAACCAAAGCCCAGCTCCAGCGCATATACGGCACCGCGTTTTTTAGCAAGAAAGAACTGGAAGAATATATCCGTTTTCGAGAGGAGGCAAAAAGACGCAACCATCGTAAAATTGGAGAAGCCATGGAGCTGTTCAGCTTCCACGATGAAGCTCCGGGTATGCCGTTTATTCATTCTAAAGGGATGGTGATCTGGAATATTCTGATTGACTACTGGCGCAAAGAGCATTCCGCCGCCGGCTACTCGGAGACAAAAACCCCGATCATGCTGAAGCGCAGTTTGTGGAAACAGAGTGGCCACTGGGACAATTACCGGGAGAATATGTATACTTCCGTCGTTGATGATTACGATTATGCCATTAAACCGATGAACTGTCCCGGGGGTATGCTGATCTACGGAAATCGCCCCCATTCTTACCGGGAACTGCCCATGAGAGCGGGTGAAATCGGACTGGTACACCGGCACGAACTTAGCGGTGTACTTTCTGGCCTGTTCCGCGTTCGAGCATTTCATCAAGATGATGCCCATCTATTCATGACCCCTGATCAGATCCAGGATGAAATTATTGGGGTTTTATCGTTGTCGGAAAAAATTTACGGGACCTTTGGACTCGGTTTTCACCTTGAGTTGTCTACACGTCCGGAAAAATCCATCGGAACCGATGAACAGTGGGAGGTTGCCACTGAAGGGTTGCGGTCCGCCCTTGACGTCTATGGGCAAGAGTATATTGTTAATGAAGGAGATGGCGCCTTTTATGGCCCCAAGATCGACCTTCACATTAAAGATGCCCTGGGACGAACCTGGCAGTGCGGCACGATTCAACTCGACATGTCATTGCCGGAAAGGTTTGACCTGTCTTATATTGACAAAGACAATGAAAAGCATCGGCCGATCATGATACACCGAACTATTTTCGGGTCTCTGGAGAGATTCTTCGGAATATTGATCGAACATTTTGCCGGAAAATTTCCTTTATGGCTATCACCGGTTCAGGCGATCCTTTTACCCATAAATGACAAACTGGTGTCTTACGCAGATGAGATAAGAATGTTACTTGAAAATGAAAGTTTGCGAGTTGATGTGGACAGTCGCACAGAAAGCCTGAACAAAAAAATCAGGGATGCACAGCTTAATAATATTCCGCTCATCCTCACTATCGGTAAAAAGGAACAAGAATCAAAAACATTGTCGGTGAGAACCCAGGATGGCAGTGTCAAATACGGAGTGATTCATGAGGATTTTATAGAGAGAGTCGTTGAGCACATCAATCAGCGAAAATTAATGTTAGATATTTTTAAAAATTAA
- a CDS encoding VanZ family protein has protein sequence MIIQLPNLIKFFRYWFPLITYCILIFLQSSFPPIESVPELPYSDKVLHFIAYAILGALFFRAYSSLQVSKHLNALIILSVLSSSLYGISDEIHQYFVPYRNFSYFDILADMLGSLFGVFIYQFIMRKQIVKRFNFLN, from the coding sequence GTGATCATTCAACTACCTAATTTGATTAAATTTTTTCGATACTGGTTTCCTCTCATCACTTACTGCATTTTAATTTTTTTGCAGTCCTCTTTCCCACCTATTGAAAGTGTTCCTGAGCTTCCATACTCAGACAAGGTGCTTCATTTTATTGCTTATGCAATTCTAGGCGCTCTCTTTTTTAGGGCCTATAGCAGCCTGCAAGTTAGCAAACACCTCAATGCATTGATAATCCTCAGCGTACTGTCATCAAGCCTTTATGGAATAAGTGATGAAATTCACCAGTATTTTGTTCCATACCGAAATTTTTCATATTTTGATATTTTAGCAGATATGCTTGGCAGTCTTTTTGGCGTCTTTATTTACCAATTCATCATGAGAAAGCAGATAGTCAAACGGTTTAACTTCTTAAACTAG
- a CDS encoding peptidoglycan DD-metalloendopeptidase family protein: MLFNASDKWWDDQGKRNKPHQGLDVCLYRDRLGMIHRLGEKTKIPVSYDGTVVGMFHDFIGKSVIIEHGFTDSDNNRFCTIYGHTNPHRGLHVGRIVKEGDIIVSLADWNNSKAKTLSHLHISVGWASKYISYDTLDWETIGDPNTFTLMDPLCILGSHYRVLKRMPFAPEFLFD; encoded by the coding sequence ATGTTGTTTAATGCGTCGGACAAATGGTGGGACGATCAGGGCAAGCGAAATAAGCCTCACCAGGGATTGGATGTATGTTTATACCGGGATCGACTGGGCATGATTCACCGTCTTGGTGAAAAAACCAAGATCCCGGTAAGTTATGACGGAACGGTGGTGGGGATGTTCCATGATTTTATCGGCAAGTCGGTGATTATAGAACATGGCTTCACCGATAGCGATAACAATAGATTTTGTACTATTTACGGCCACACCAACCCACACCGGGGTCTTCATGTTGGCAGGATCGTAAAAGAAGGGGATATCATTGTATCGTTGGCTGACTGGAACAACTCAAAAGCCAAAACCCTTTCCCATTTGCACATCTCAGTGGGGTGGGCATCCAAATATATCTCATATGACACACTTGACTGGGAGACGATAGGCGATCCAAATACCTTTACTTTGATGGACCCCCTGTGCATTCTTGGCTCTCATTATCGAGTGTTGAAGCGCATGCCCTTTGCTCCTGAATTTCTATTTGATTGA
- a CDS encoding DUF2914 domain-containing protein: protein MKRNLKISGFTLLSLVLFLTINAIAQETDSIKVESASVCENIVDREPADVNTSFSVTVGKLFCFTKIVGAENPIEISHVWYFGDTERARVILPVKANTWRTYSSKVLQAHEIGAWHVDVIDPAGEVLETVEFEVVQ from the coding sequence ATGAAACGAAATTTAAAAATATCCGGATTTACATTGTTGTCTCTGGTCCTTTTTCTTACCATTAACGCAATCGCCCAGGAAACAGATTCCATAAAGGTCGAATCCGCTTCAGTCTGTGAAAATATTGTTGATCGTGAACCTGCGGATGTAAATACCAGTTTTTCGGTTACGGTGGGAAAACTTTTTTGTTTTACCAAAATTGTCGGTGCTGAAAATCCCATAGAGATTTCACATGTCTGGTACTTTGGTGATACCGAAAGAGCCCGTGTAATTTTGCCGGTAAAAGCAAATACCTGGCGTACTTACAGTTCAAAAGTTTTGCAGGCCCACGAGATCGGTGCATGGCATGTAGATGTGATTGACCCGGCAGGTGAAGTGTTGGAAACGGTTGAATTCGAAGTTGTCCAGTAG
- a CDS encoding transglutaminase-like domain-containing protein, which produces MSLNKMKSYWMAGAFFALVFSVLLIMRMDLLDKIFSAPQALPISSPSVLPSSDTWMNIFQKDKKIGFSHKIFTKKENGYLLQENVFMRINTMGMVQNINLKTHGVLNDDLSLSSFDFKISSGRFNFSANGSVSGDVIHITTQSSGSFKTYNIQLKNKPYIAAGIMDAIRIAGIKTGEKYTFDVFDPATMGQEPVLVTVVGKENVEAMGSMKAATKFLMNFKGATQFAWIGEDGEVLKEKGLLGINLEKTTRNDALDKLSVETGEDLTKLASIASNMMIKDASGLQKLKLEISGIKYNEVNLQGERQTLTNNILTVKKESLLGLPPALEVDKLEPLEKIFMQPEPFIQSDHRTIIDQAKKIIQDEIVPLNKAKKLIEWVYKNIEKRPVLSVPDALSTLENRVGDCNEHAVLLAALARASGIPARIETGLAYLNGRFYYHAWNLLYLGRWITADSAFGQIPADVTHIRFTTGSLKQLDLMGIIGQIKLKVIG; this is translated from the coding sequence ATGTCTTTAAATAAAATGAAATCATACTGGATGGCGGGTGCTTTTTTTGCTCTCGTTTTTTCAGTGCTGTTGATCATGCGGATGGATTTGCTCGACAAAATCTTTTCCGCTCCGCAAGCTTTACCCATTTCCTCGCCGTCTGTACTCCCTTCAAGTGACACCTGGATGAACATTTTTCAAAAGGATAAAAAAATCGGTTTTTCTCATAAAATATTTACTAAGAAGGAAAACGGGTACCTTTTACAGGAGAATGTTTTTATGCGCATCAATACCATGGGAATGGTGCAGAATATCAACCTTAAAACCCATGGAGTGCTAAATGATGACTTAAGTCTTTCTTCTTTTGATTTCAAAATCAGTTCCGGTCGTTTCAACTTCTCAGCCAATGGATCAGTTTCAGGTGATGTGATTCACATTACCACCCAAAGCTCAGGATCGTTTAAGACTTATAATATTCAGCTTAAAAACAAGCCTTATATTGCGGCCGGAATTATGGACGCGATCCGGATTGCAGGGATTAAGACGGGGGAAAAATATACCTTTGATGTGTTCGATCCCGCTACGATGGGTCAGGAGCCGGTTTTGGTCACTGTGGTTGGGAAAGAAAATGTTGAAGCCATGGGGAGCATGAAAGCAGCCACCAAGTTTCTAATGAATTTTAAAGGAGCCACCCAGTTTGCCTGGATTGGAGAAGATGGTGAAGTGCTGAAAGAAAAAGGGCTTTTAGGTATCAATCTTGAAAAAACAACCCGTAATGATGCGCTTGACAAACTTTCTGTGGAAACAGGAGAAGACCTCACCAAACTGGCTTCAATTGCATCTAACATGATGATCAAAGATGCTAGCGGACTTCAAAAACTTAAACTGGAAATAAGCGGTATAAAGTATAATGAGGTCAATTTGCAGGGGGAAAGACAAACCCTTACAAATAACATCCTTACCGTGAAAAAAGAATCATTGTTGGGTCTTCCACCTGCTCTTGAGGTCGATAAATTAGAACCCCTGGAAAAGATTTTTATGCAACCCGAGCCGTTTATCCAGTCTGATCATCGCACCATTATAGATCAGGCGAAAAAGATCATACAAGATGAAATCGTGCCGCTTAACAAGGCAAAAAAGCTGATTGAATGGGTTTATAAAAATATTGAAAAGCGGCCGGTTTTATCCGTACCTGATGCGCTTTCCACTCTTGAGAACCGTGTCGGGGATTGCAATGAACATGCTGTGCTTCTGGCGGCACTGGCAAGGGCCTCCGGAATACCAGCACGGATTGAGACGGGTCTGGCTTACTTAAATGGCAGGTTTTACTACCACGCATGGAACCTTTTGTACCTTGGTAGATGGATCACTGCCGATTCGGCTTTTGGCCAGATTCCGGCCGATGTCACCCATATTCGCTTTACCACCGGTTCTTTAAAACAGCTTGATCTAATGGGTATCATCGGCCAAATAAAACTGAAGGTGATTGGATAA
- a CDS encoding ABC transporter ATP-binding protein, translating into MIELKDLTKNYADFPAVDHLNLSIQKGEIFGFIGPNGAGKTTTIKMIGGVLEPTSGSVMIAGIDMKKHPEKAKSKIGFIPDRPYLYEKLTGMEFLKFVADLYGVDADVFLKKASQHLNMFSLLDWSNELIESYSHGMKQRLIMAAALLHDPEVIIVDEPMVGLDPVAIMMVKDLFQNLAKQGVTVFMSTHTLKIAEDICDRIGVIHKGRLIAKGTTEDLQQEAQVSNADLEQVFLNLTTD; encoded by the coding sequence ATGATAGAGCTTAAAGACTTGACTAAAAATTATGCTGATTTTCCTGCAGTGGATCATTTGAATCTTTCAATCCAAAAAGGCGAAATATTTGGCTTTATCGGTCCAAATGGAGCAGGCAAAACAACCACCATAAAAATGATTGGTGGCGTACTTGAGCCCACCAGTGGCAGTGTGATGATTGCCGGAATCGACATGAAAAAGCACCCTGAAAAGGCAAAAAGCAAAATCGGTTTTATCCCGGATCGACCGTATCTTTATGAAAAACTCACCGGCATGGAATTTTTAAAATTCGTGGCTGATTTATACGGAGTTGACGCTGATGTCTTTTTAAAAAAAGCCAGCCAACACCTTAACATGTTTTCACTTCTTGATTGGTCCAACGAGCTCATCGAGTCCTATTCCCACGGAATGAAACAGAGGCTTATCATGGCTGCTGCACTTTTGCATGATCCTGAAGTTATTATTGTTGATGAGCCGATGGTGGGACTCGATCCTGTTGCGATTATGATGGTTAAAGACCTTTTTCAAAACCTGGCAAAACAGGGTGTCACCGTTTTTATGTCCACCCATACTTTAAAAATTGCAGAGGACATATGTGACCGTATCGGCGTCATTCACAAGGGGCGGTTGATTGCCAAAGGAACCACTGAGGACCTGCAACAGGAAGCACAGGTTTCAAATGCCGATCTGGAACAGGTCTTTTTAAACCTGACAACGGATTGA
- a CDS encoding response regulator, protein MKIKGSLAYYIIGLIFLVTLSTTSLSYYASTFSLKTAVEKQEAVFAKSTETMIKAIMKEETDRLSDVSMALKEHIELRNALIYYYTNEDIKPLKKIMHTIAHDLKIGMLWITAADKKVICQTHSNKQGDIKDIAPVNNALAGKSSTYLSKCSLGWGIRTYGPITWYGEAIGTIMAGTWINHAFAQKIAREINTGILLAMSNNVMASSISDGKRARIDPATMENCIKKRKLIRQNHTAELKALFYTPIQIIDQTICVIVEMDTSLTQKLLNQNRKNIFYAVLLILLIFLPLGSWLAFYLIKPLKKLQTKAQSTVKELSGYVLKTDKGNEIQNLVLAFNVMTDTVRDHLDSRKKVEMRLKESLDSLSKSETRFRDIAESMSDCVWEMNKNGVCTYISRKVEELLGYSAKEVIGKTPLDFMRPDERERAGAIYREVAKQKKPIRDLENWNVTKDGQQVCLLTNGIPLLDEKGGLIGYRGVDSDITERKQAEEQLSETNRQLEYAIEQANEMALLAETASMAKSEFLANMSHEIRTPMNSVIGFSDMLLDTDLDEEQSDYVATVKRSGESLLSLINDILDFSKIESGQLDFEEIEFDPELLVYDICELIRPKIKSKPIEVLCRIDDNIPSMVQGDPTRYRQVITNLMGNAPKFTESGEIELSLGVDKETGDRVLLHAKIRDTGVGIPQDKLTSIFEPFQQADGSTTRKYGGTGLGLSICKRISKLMDGDVWAQSPSPNHTTSQPLSQFPGSVFHFTAWLKKAEKVVVKKGAPVTLAGKKALIVDDNQRNLEILTYTLKSVKMDVIALSHGKQVLPALQAAMETKKPFDFCISDVQMPEMDGYEVARKIRNYEDRVAADNPQHATHIFLLALSSLMQRDAKKCENAGFDGFLAKPVRRKKLVKMIQQLLVAKPATGKKPAKRKIVTRHSIKEDAKHSVSILLVEDNPVNQKLATMMLIKAGYQVEVAHNGKMALEKYTDSPDDFDLIFMDIQMPEMDGLEATGKIRKWEEELIAHRSQLTAQDEKPAILHSQPAARVPIVAMTANAMKGDREMCLEAGMDDYIPKPIKRELVFKAIGKWVFA, encoded by the coding sequence ATGAAAATAAAAGGAAGTCTGGCATACTACATAATTGGGCTGATTTTTCTGGTGACCTTGAGTACGACATCGTTATCATACTATGCCAGTACGTTTTCTTTAAAAACCGCAGTAGAAAAACAGGAAGCCGTTTTTGCCAAAAGCACCGAAACCATGATCAAGGCAATAATGAAAGAAGAAACAGACAGACTGTCCGACGTGTCAATGGCCTTGAAAGAACACATTGAACTTAGAAACGCACTTATCTACTATTATACCAATGAAGATATCAAGCCTCTAAAAAAAATAATGCATACCATAGCCCATGATCTGAAAATAGGTATGCTCTGGATAACAGCTGCGGATAAGAAAGTCATTTGTCAAACTCATTCTAACAAACAGGGAGACATAAAGGATATCGCGCCGGTAAATAATGCGCTGGCCGGCAAAAGCAGTACCTACCTGTCAAAATGCAGTCTAGGGTGGGGTATCAGAACCTATGGGCCAATAACATGGTACGGTGAAGCAATCGGTACGATTATGGCTGGAACCTGGATCAACCATGCGTTTGCCCAAAAAATTGCCCGTGAAATCAATACCGGCATTTTATTGGCCATGTCGAATAATGTAATGGCCAGCTCTATCTCTGATGGAAAGAGAGCCCGCATTGATCCCGCTACCATGGAAAACTGTATCAAGAAGAGAAAGCTGATTCGTCAAAACCATACAGCGGAATTAAAGGCTCTCTTTTATACTCCCATACAGATTATTGACCAAACCATTTGCGTCATAGTCGAAATGGACACCAGCCTGACACAAAAATTGCTCAACCAAAACCGAAAAAATATTTTTTATGCGGTTTTGCTTATTCTGCTGATATTTTTACCCCTGGGGAGCTGGCTGGCATTTTATTTGATTAAGCCGTTAAAAAAGCTGCAAACAAAGGCTCAGTCCACAGTGAAGGAACTTTCAGGCTATGTGTTGAAAACTGATAAAGGAAATGAAATACAAAATCTGGTTTTGGCTTTTAATGTGATGACGGACACAGTTAGAGATCATCTTGACAGCCGCAAAAAAGTAGAAATGCGTCTTAAAGAGTCGTTGGACTCTCTAAGCAAGTCGGAAACTCGATTTAGAGACATTGCGGAAAGTATGTCTGACTGCGTCTGGGAGATGAATAAAAATGGTGTATGTACTTATATCTCGAGAAAGGTGGAAGAGCTTTTGGGCTACAGTGCCAAAGAGGTGATTGGTAAAACGCCTCTTGATTTCATGCGCCCTGATGAAAGGGAAAGAGCCGGGGCGATCTACCGGGAGGTTGCTAAACAAAAAAAACCGATACGCGATTTAGAAAACTGGAATGTTACCAAAGACGGTCAGCAGGTTTGTCTTTTGACCAACGGAATTCCGCTACTTGATGAAAAAGGTGGGCTGATCGGTTATCGAGGCGTTGATTCCGATATTACCGAACGTAAACAGGCTGAAGAACAGCTTTCTGAAACCAACCGTCAGCTAGAGTACGCCATTGAACAAGCCAATGAGATGGCTTTATTGGCAGAGACTGCCAGTATGGCCAAAAGCGAGTTTTTGGCCAACATGAGCCATGAGATCCGAACGCCCATGAATTCCGTAATCGGTTTTTCAGACATGTTGCTTGATACTGATCTTGATGAAGAACAGAGCGATTATGTGGCCACCGTTAAAAGAAGCGGTGAGTCTTTGCTTTCATTGATTAACGATATTCTCGATTTTTCCAAAATCGAATCCGGTCAGCTCGATTTTGAAGAAATCGAATTTGATCCTGAACTCCTTGTCTATGATATTTGTGAGTTAATCCGCCCCAAGATTAAATCAAAACCCATTGAGGTTTTGTGCCGTATCGACGATAATATTCCGTCAATGGTGCAAGGCGACCCAACACGGTACAGGCAGGTCATTACCAATCTGATGGGGAATGCGCCCAAATTTACCGAATCCGGAGAAATCGAACTCTCCCTTGGAGTAGATAAAGAAACTGGAGACAGGGTTTTGCTTCACGCTAAAATACGCGACACTGGAGTGGGTATCCCCCAAGACAAATTGACAAGCATTTTTGAGCCTTTCCAGCAGGCAGACGGTTCAACAACCAGAAAATACGGCGGTACAGGCCTGGGTCTTTCCATATGCAAGAGAATATCTAAACTAATGGACGGTGATGTCTGGGCCCAAAGCCCTTCACCCAACCACACTACCTCCCAACCACTCAGCCAATTCCCGGGAAGTGTTTTCCACTTTACTGCCTGGCTAAAAAAAGCTGAAAAAGTAGTGGTAAAAAAAGGCGCTCCAGTTACCCTTGCCGGTAAAAAGGCTCTCATTGTTGATGACAATCAGAGAAACCTGGAAATTTTAACCTATACTTTAAAATCCGTCAAAATGGATGTGATTGCCCTTTCCCATGGGAAACAAGTCCTGCCTGCCCTTCAAGCGGCCATGGAAACCAAAAAACCCTTTGACTTTTGCATTTCAGATGTCCAGATGCCGGAAATGGATGGATATGAAGTGGCAAGAAAAATTCGAAATTATGAAGACCGGGTTGCGGCCGACAATCCGCAACATGCGACGCACATCTTCCTGCTTGCCCTTTCTTCTTTGATGCAACGGGATGCTAAAAAATGCGAAAATGCAGGATTTGACGGCTTTTTAGCCAAACCGGTTCGCAGAAAAAAGCTGGTAAAGATGATTCAGCAGCTGTTGGTAGCTAAGCCTGCCACTGGGAAAAAACCGGCCAAAAGGAAAATAGTCACCCGGCACTCCATTAAAGAAGATGCAAAACACTCGGTAAGCATTCTACTGGTCGAAGACAATCCGGTCAATCAAAAGCTTGCAACGATGATGTTAATAAAGGCCGGCTACCAGGTTGAAGTGGCCCATAACGGTAAAATGGCTTTGGAAAAATACACAGACTCTCCCGATGATTTCGATCTTATATTCATGGATATCCAAATGCCGGAAATGGACGGTTTGGAAGCAACAGGCAAAATCAGAAAATGGGAGGAAGAGCTTATCGCTCATCGCTCACAGCTCACAGCACAAGATGAAAAACCCGCCATCCTCCACTCGCAACCCGCCGCTCGTGTTCCAATCGTGGCCATGACCGCCAACGCGATGAAAGGTGACCGGGAGATGTGCCTTGAAGCAGGTATGGATGACTATATCCCCAAACCGATAAAAAGAGAGCTTGTTTTTAAAGCAATTGGGAAATGGGTATTCGCATAA
- a CDS encoding diguanylate cyclase, with protein sequence MSGINFPILIAEDDAVTRMLLQKTLIKEGHEVVSVENGRKAFDLFEKSFFPIVLTDWMMPEMDGLELCRVIRQKENPGYVFIVLLTAQDSQDDIITGLKAGADEYLTKPFNRAELIARLNTGRRFLEQERALRKANEEIRILSITDPLTGCSNRGCLNTRLPQEIQRAARYHRPLSIVMCDIDHFKKVNDTYGHQPGDMVLKEFSRRINKSIRDKVDMLARYGGEEFLVTLPETGLDGALNLAERLRRVISEKKFAIGTKKIKITASFGVAGFDSVNADNQISFDTLINLADKYLYQAKSEGRNRVVGGGLNA encoded by the coding sequence ATGTCAGGTATCAACTTTCCCATACTGATCGCAGAAGATGATGCAGTCACCCGGATGCTTTTACAAAAGACCCTTATAAAGGAGGGCCACGAAGTTGTTTCCGTGGAAAACGGGCGGAAAGCCTTTGACCTGTTTGAAAAAAGCTTTTTTCCCATTGTTCTGACGGACTGGATGATGCCCGAGATGGACGGGCTGGAGCTGTGCCGAGTCATCCGGCAAAAGGAAAATCCGGGATATGTTTTTATTGTTCTTCTTACTGCGCAAGATTCCCAGGACGACATTATCACCGGGCTTAAAGCCGGAGCAGATGAGTATTTAACCAAACCTTTCAACCGTGCTGAACTGATTGCCCGACTGAACACCGGAAGGCGTTTTTTAGAACAGGAAAGAGCTCTGAGAAAGGCAAATGAAGAGATCAGAATTTTATCTATAACCGATCCTCTAACCGGTTGTTCCAACCGCGGATGCCTGAATACGAGACTTCCCCAGGAGATTCAAAGAGCAGCGAGATACCACCGTCCCCTTTCTATTGTCATGTGTGACATTGATCATTTTAAGAAAGTGAACGATACATACGGTCATCAACCAGGAGATATGGTATTAAAAGAATTTTCCAGGCGCATAAATAAATCCATTAGGGACAAAGTTGACATGCTGGCTAGGTACGGAGGTGAAGAGTTTCTGGTTACACTTCCCGAAACCGGTTTGGATGGCGCTTTAAATTTGGCGGAAAGACTTCGCAGGGTTATTTCTGAAAAAAAATTCGCTATCGGTACAAAAAAAATCAAAATTACCGCCAGTTTTGGCGTCGCAGGATTTGACTCGGTGAATGCCGATAATCAAATTTCGTTTGACACCTTAATAAACCTTGCAGATAAGTATCTTTACCAGGCAAAATCCGAAGGAAGAAACAGGGTGGTCGGAGGCGGGCTGAACGCTTAG